A section of the Pristiophorus japonicus isolate sPriJap1 unplaced genomic scaffold, sPriJap1.hap1 HAP1_SCAFFOLD_359, whole genome shotgun sequence genome encodes:
- the LOC139250254 gene encoding uncharacterized protein isoform X1 — protein sequence MMRQQLRGGRLATVRTYGKYNVRTVKAHKWLSPEAGREHLFSSSDSVNTTRSRSTDSSNPSFTIGKKSFSTVGEIAECSCSCFGYIFYLPSDCICFGQFWVLYLQCNENPLPSHKRTNGHLPLELDCKYMWIVCFIAAVKLHHHTEQIANFHEHVFKFIILQEYFDYSFWLCVASAVVHVVNMLVVRISGVRFPTLKTKTEEANVTPEDLMY from the exons ATGATGAGGCAACAGCTACGGGGTGGCCGCCTGGCTACGGTGCGCACATACGGTAAATACAATGTGCGGACGGTGAAGGCCCACAAGTGGTTGAGCCCAGAGGCGGGCAGGGAGCATCTCTTCTCGTCTTCGGACTCTGTGAACACCACCCGTTCCCGGAGCACCGACAGCAGTAACCCGTCCTTCACCATCGGCAAGAAAAG TTTTTCCACAGTTGGTGAAATCGCTGAATGCAGCTGTTCATGTTTTGGTTATATTTTTTATCTGCCTAGCGATTGCATTTgctttggtcagttttgggttttgTATTTACAATGCAATGAAAATCCCTTACCAAGCCATAAAAGGACCAATGGGCATCTACCTCTGGAACTTGATTGCAA GTATATGTGGATTGTTTGCTTTATTGCTGCTGTGAAGCTTCATCACCATACAGAACAAATTGCCAATTTTCACGAACATGTTTTTAAGTTCATTATCCTTCAGGAATACTTTGACTACTCCTTCTGGTTGTGTGTCGCAAGTGCTGTTGTGCATGTAGTAAACATGTTAGTGGTCCGCATCAGCGGAGTACGTTTCCCCACATTAAAGACCAAAACAGAGGAAGCAAATGTCACACCTGAAGACCTAATGTATTAG